In Nitrospira sp., one genomic interval encodes:
- the dnaK gene encoding molecular chaperone DnaK: MTRIVGIDLGTTNSLIAYMDGKAPRIIHGRNERSMVPSVVALTDNGLIVGDSAKEHLVRNPNRTIYSVKRFMGKGLADVENELPYFPYKLHEQGGVIRITIGDKSYSPPQISAMILKELKQRAEAYLGESVTKAVITVPAYFNDSQRQATKDAGMIAGLEVLRIINEPTAASLAYGLQARTQGTIAVYDLGGGTFDISILKLKNGIFEVLATNGDTHLGGDDFDRVLVDLLAKDILQKQGLDISLYPDSMQSLRLEAERTKIRLSDAQAATIMLELPDGKGPYRRDLTRSQLDELTLPLVERSLGPCRMALKDAGLAPNDIDEVVLVGGSTRMPLVRRQVQALFGKPPHCDLNPDEVVALGAAVQADILSGGTTDMLLLDVTPLSLGIETMGGVMSSLIRRNTTIPTSAKEMFTTYVDGQTSVDIHILQGERELVKDNRSLARFQLKMPPLPAGVPRIEVTFLIDANGILNVSARDVRTGASQSVAVKPSYGLSDEEVERMIGESFKFAAQDFKARQLIEARNEAEAILKATEKALGQGGHLLAQDELADIQAALTALGQARQADDHKAIRGRIQEVEKVTHHFAELLMDTSLKEALENKKLSEITEQA, translated from the coding sequence ATGACTCGAATCGTCGGTATTGATCTCGGCACTACCAATTCACTCATCGCCTACATGGACGGCAAGGCGCCTCGAATCATTCACGGGCGCAATGAACGATCGATGGTTCCGTCCGTCGTCGCCTTAACCGACAACGGCCTCATCGTCGGCGATTCGGCCAAAGAGCATCTCGTCCGCAACCCGAATCGCACGATCTACTCCGTCAAACGATTCATGGGTAAGGGGTTGGCGGATGTCGAAAACGAACTCCCTTATTTCCCTTACAAGCTGCACGAGCAAGGTGGTGTGATCCGCATCACGATCGGCGACAAGAGTTACTCTCCCCCCCAAATCTCCGCCATGATCTTGAAGGAGCTTAAGCAGAGGGCGGAAGCGTACCTGGGGGAAAGCGTCACCAAGGCCGTCATTACCGTCCCGGCCTACTTCAACGACAGCCAACGTCAAGCCACGAAGGATGCCGGTATGATTGCCGGATTGGAGGTGCTGCGGATTATCAACGAGCCGACGGCCGCCTCTCTGGCCTATGGCCTGCAAGCACGCACCCAAGGCACCATCGCGGTGTATGACTTGGGCGGCGGCACGTTCGACATCTCGATCCTAAAGTTGAAGAACGGAATTTTTGAAGTCTTGGCGACGAATGGGGACACGCACCTGGGTGGCGACGATTTCGACCGTGTTCTCGTGGATCTGCTGGCAAAGGACATTCTCCAGAAACAGGGCCTCGATATCTCGCTCTATCCTGATTCGATGCAAAGCCTGCGACTGGAAGCCGAGCGAACAAAGATTCGGCTTTCCGATGCGCAAGCCGCCACCATCATGCTGGAATTGCCCGACGGCAAAGGGCCCTACCGGCGTGATCTCACGCGCAGCCAGCTGGACGAGCTGACGCTGCCGCTGGTCGAACGATCCCTGGGCCCTTGCCGTATGGCCCTGAAGGATGCCGGACTTGCTCCCAACGATATCGACGAAGTGGTGCTGGTGGGGGGATCCACCAGAATGCCGCTGGTCCGCCGACAGGTCCAGGCCCTCTTCGGAAAGCCCCCCCATTGCGATTTGAATCCCGATGAGGTGGTGGCGCTTGGGGCAGCAGTGCAGGCGGATATCCTCTCCGGCGGCACCACCGACATGTTGCTGCTGGACGTAACGCCGCTCTCGCTCGGGATTGAAACGATGGGCGGAGTCATGAGTTCTCTCATCCGTCGCAACACCACGATTCCCACCAGCGCGAAGGAAATGTTTACGACGTACGTCGACGGCCAGACCTCAGTCGATATCCATATTCTGCAGGGCGAACGCGAACTCGTGAAGGACAATCGAAGCCTGGCTCGCTTTCAATTGAAGATGCCGCCGCTACCGGCCGGCGTACCCCGCATCGAGGTCACCTTCCTCATCGATGCGAACGGAATTTTGAACGTCTCGGCCCGGGATGTCAGGACCGGCGCGAGCCAGTCGGTCGCCGTGAAGCCCTCGTATGGCCTCTCGGACGAAGAGGTCGAACGGATGATCGGCGAGTCCTTCAAATTCGCCGCGCAGGATTTCAAGGCCCGGCAACTGATCGAAGCCCGCAATGAAGCTGAGGCGATCCTGAAGGCGACGGAAAAGGCGCTGGGTCAAGGAGGGCACCTGCTGGCCCAGGATGAACTGGCCGACATTCAGGCAGCCTTAACCGCCCTCGGCCAGGCCAGACAGGCCGATGACCACAAGGCCATCCGTGGCCGCATTCAAGAGGTGGAGAAAGTCACCCATCATTTTGCAGAACTCTTGATGGATACCTCTCTGAAGGAAGCGCTCGAAAACAAGAAACTCTCGGA
- the hscB gene encoding Fe-S protein assembly co-chaperone HscB: MEQTSKVGSSRTELQMARSMCWHCQSEVTGEYFCDRCVKVQPLSKELDYFTCLGLPRFLTIDASSLENKFYEMSRSFHPDFYQTKTDTERTISLGNSALLNTAYRTLKDPIQRAEYLVRLEAGAAKEIRNSPPADLFEEILSLQDDLEEFRAAATQPSTDLTELKAKLQSDRETLEGRQQDMESKLFDLFETWDRLQRQGEPTEAVRAKKEAVLKEMRELLSNRTYVRNIVNDLIATVG; encoded by the coding sequence ATGGAACAGACCTCGAAAGTCGGAAGCTCTCGCACCGAACTCCAGATGGCGCGCAGCATGTGCTGGCATTGCCAATCGGAAGTCACAGGGGAATATTTCTGTGACCGCTGCGTGAAAGTCCAGCCTCTCTCCAAGGAACTGGACTATTTTACCTGCCTGGGCCTGCCTCGATTCTTGACGATCGATGCCAGTAGCCTCGAAAACAAGTTCTATGAAATGAGCCGCTCCTTTCACCCTGACTTCTATCAGACGAAGACGGACACCGAGCGCACCATCAGCTTAGGGAACTCCGCCCTGCTGAACACGGCCTATCGCACGTTGAAGGACCCCATTCAACGAGCCGAATACTTGGTCCGCCTGGAGGCTGGCGCTGCCAAGGAGATCAGAAATTCACCGCCAGCTGACCTCTTCGAGGAGATCCTTTCCCTGCAGGATGATTTGGAAGAGTTTCGAGCAGCGGCAACCCAACCTTCGACGGATCTCACAGAACTGAAAGCGAAGCTCCAGTCCGATCGGGAAACGCTGGAGGGACGGCAGCAGGACATGGAATCCAAACTCTTTGACCTCTTCGAAACCTGGGACCGCTTACAACGGCAAGGAGAACCCACGGAGGCCGTGCGGGCCAAGAAAGAAGCGGTCCTCAAGGAGATGCGCGAACTGCTGTCCAACCGCACCTATGTCCGCAACATCGTCAACGATCTCATTGCAACCGTTGGATAA
- a CDS encoding iron-sulfur cluster assembly accessory protein yields the protein MNTPDTTTPAPVVTLSESAVKEVKRLINVQGMTEGGLRLGVKGGGCSGLSYTINFDDKIGQYDAVYDIEGIKVIVDAKSAIYLQGTQLDFQKDLMGGQFKFVNPNANKTCGCGESFSA from the coding sequence ATGAATACTCCCGATACGACCACACCAGCCCCTGTCGTTACGCTCAGTGAATCGGCCGTCAAGGAAGTGAAGCGGTTGATCAATGTGCAGGGTATGACGGAGGGCGGACTCAGGCTGGGCGTCAAAGGCGGCGGATGTTCCGGTCTCAGCTACACCATCAATTTCGACGACAAGATCGGGCAATACGATGCCGTCTATGACATTGAAGGGATCAAGGTCATCGTCGACGCGAAGAGTGCCATCTATCTTCAGGGCACTCAGTTGGATTTCCAGAAGGATTTGATGGGCGGGCAATTCAAGTTCGTGAATCCCAACGCCAACAAGACCTGTGGCTGCGGCGAATCGTTCTCGGCCTAA
- the iscU gene encoding Fe-S cluster assembly scaffold IscU: MAYSDKVVDHFNNPRNMGSFKKDEEGVGTGMVGAPECGDVMKLQIKVQNDTIVDAKFKTFGCGSAIASSSLATEWLKGKTVEEAAQIKNTDIVQELNLPPVKIHCSVLAEDAIKAALADYRKKAETQVPAAEGQTK, translated from the coding sequence ATGGCCTACAGCGATAAAGTCGTCGATCATTTCAACAACCCCCGCAACATGGGCAGCTTCAAGAAAGATGAGGAAGGTGTCGGGACAGGCATGGTAGGCGCGCCCGAATGCGGCGACGTCATGAAACTGCAGATCAAGGTGCAGAACGACACAATCGTGGACGCTAAATTCAAAACATTCGGCTGCGGATCGGCTATCGCCAGTTCCAGCCTCGCCACGGAGTGGTTGAAGGGAAAGACAGTTGAAGAGGCCGCCCAAATCAAGAACACGGATATCGTGCAGGAGCTCAATCTCCCGCCGGTCAAGATCCACTGCTCGGTCCTGGCGGAAGACGCCATCAAGGCCGCGTTGGCTGATTACAGGAAGAAGGCCGAAACTCAGGTACCCGCAGCCGAAGGACAAACGAAGTAA
- a CDS encoding IscS subfamily cysteine desulfurase has translation MKFPIYLDNHSTTPMDPRVLEVMLPYFTEKFGNAASRNHAFGWEAEEAVENARKQIAKLIHADAKEIVFTSGATESDNLALKGVVEMYHEKGDHIITSATEHRAVLDTAKALEAKRGIKVTYLPVDKFGMVNPEDVRNAITDKTILISVMFANNEIGTINPVKEIGKIAKEKGVLFHCDATQGVGKVPINVQEMGIDLMSFTGHKIYGPKGIGALYVRKKNPRVRIAAQMDGGGHERGMRSGTLAVPLIVGFGKACELCEQEMAQEAARLTTMRDRLHKTITTALEDVYLNGHPTERLPNNLNLSFAYVEGESLLMGCKEIALSSGSACTSATLEPSYVLRALGVGTELAHSSIRFGLGRFSKDDEVDYAATRIIETVTKLREMSPLYEMAKEGIDLKSVQWAAH, from the coding sequence ATGAAGTTCCCGATTTATTTGGACAATCATTCCACCACCCCGATGGATCCGCGCGTGCTGGAAGTTATGCTTCCCTATTTCACAGAAAAATTCGGCAACGCCGCCAGTCGGAACCATGCGTTCGGTTGGGAGGCTGAGGAGGCGGTGGAGAACGCCCGGAAGCAGATTGCCAAGCTGATTCACGCGGATGCCAAGGAAATCGTCTTTACCAGCGGCGCAACCGAATCCGACAACCTAGCCTTGAAGGGCGTGGTCGAGATGTACCACGAGAAGGGTGACCACATCATCACTTCAGCCACGGAGCATCGTGCGGTGCTCGATACCGCCAAGGCCTTGGAAGCCAAGCGAGGGATCAAGGTCACCTATCTGCCAGTCGATAAGTTCGGCATGGTCAATCCGGAAGATGTGCGGAACGCCATTACCGACAAGACCATTTTGATCTCCGTCATGTTCGCCAACAATGAGATCGGCACCATCAATCCGGTCAAAGAGATCGGAAAGATCGCCAAGGAGAAGGGCGTGCTCTTCCATTGCGATGCCACGCAAGGGGTGGGCAAGGTTCCTATCAACGTCCAAGAGATGGGAATCGACCTCATGTCCTTCACCGGCCACAAGATTTATGGCCCCAAAGGCATCGGCGCCTTGTATGTCCGAAAAAAGAATCCGCGCGTCCGCATCGCGGCTCAAATGGATGGGGGCGGTCACGAGCGCGGCATGCGGTCCGGCACCCTCGCCGTTCCCTTGATCGTGGGTTTCGGGAAAGCCTGCGAATTGTGTGAACAAGAAATGGCGCAAGAAGCCGCCCGCTTGACCACCATGCGCGACCGACTCCACAAGACCATCACCACGGCGCTTGAGGATGTCTATCTCAATGGCCATCCCACTGAGCGGCTGCCAAACAACCTGAATCTGTCCTTCGCGTATGTCGAAGGAGAATCGCTGTTGATGGGATGCAAGGAGATTGCCCTTTCCTCTGGCTCCGCCTGTACATCTGCAACCTTGGAGCCCTCGTACGTGCTACGTGCCTTGGGCGTCGGAACCGAACTGGCGCATTCCTCCATCCGGTTCGGCCTAGGGCGGTTTTCGAAGGACGATGAAGTTGACTACGCGGCCACACGCATTATTGAGACCGTGACCAAGCTCCGAGAGATGTCGCCCCTGTATGAAATGGCGAAGGAAGGCATCGACTTGAAGTCCGTCCAGTGGGCGGCACACTGA
- a CDS encoding Rrf2 family transcriptional regulator, translating into MLKLSKKADYGLMALQHIASNQYGDVARARVVNTKEIAEEYHIPVELLAKVLQTLSKSGLIESHNGPKGGYLLGKSPREITIAQVLESLEGPLGIMDCSHERDGDVCMQREHCNIRTPLLKIQSSIYQMLNSMTLQDMMGGTPLITIQSVTTTQEGVER; encoded by the coding sequence ATGCTGAAATTATCGAAAAAGGCGGACTACGGGTTGATGGCACTGCAACACATTGCTTCCAACCAATATGGAGATGTGGCGCGCGCACGCGTGGTCAACACCAAAGAGATCGCCGAGGAATACCACATACCAGTCGAATTGTTAGCCAAGGTCCTCCAGACCCTCTCGAAGAGCGGCTTGATCGAAAGCCACAACGGACCCAAAGGCGGGTACCTTCTCGGCAAAAGCCCGCGAGAGATCACCATCGCCCAGGTCTTGGAAAGCCTCGAAGGCCCTCTTGGAATTATGGATTGTTCGCACGAACGGGACGGTGACGTTTGCATGCAGCGGGAACACTGCAATATCCGAACACCGCTGCTCAAGATTCAAAGCAGTATTTATCAGATGCTGAACAGTATGACACTGCAGGACATGATGGGAGGCACGCCGCTCATCACCATCCAATCTGTCACGACGACACAAGAAGGAGTCGAGCGATGA
- a CDS encoding 2Fe-2S iron-sulfur cluster binding domain-containing protein, with amino-acid sequence MGGTNPYIQKAEVELPTKAYRVTFIFPDKSEREVIVQPDRIPYGHTGLPGSILDIAMGNGVELEHVCGGVCACSTCHVMVKKGLETCNEGTDDEFDQLDEAPVTTLQSRLGCQCVPNGSADVVVEIPAVNKNLVKEGH; translated from the coding sequence ATGGGCGGGACCAATCCCTATATCCAAAAAGCTGAGGTGGAGTTACCGACGAAGGCGTACCGTGTGACCTTCATCTTCCCCGACAAGAGCGAGCGAGAGGTGATCGTACAGCCCGACAGGATTCCCTATGGTCACACGGGGCTGCCCGGCAGCATCCTCGATATCGCGATGGGAAATGGAGTCGAGTTGGAACATGTCTGCGGCGGCGTCTGTGCCTGCTCCACGTGCCATGTCATGGTGAAAAAGGGACTGGAGACCTGCAACGAAGGAACGGACGATGAGTTCGATCAGTTGGATGAAGCGCCCGTCACTACATTACAGTCTCGGCTGGGATGTCAGTGTGTCCCGAACGGCTCGGCTGATGTGGTGGTAGAAATTCCGGCGGTCAATAAGAACCTGGTGAAGGAGGGACATTGA
- the gltX gene encoding glutamate--tRNA ligase, whose protein sequence is MSQVRVRFAPSPTGYLHIGGVRTALFNWLFARQQNGVFVLRIEDTDQSRSTDESIQAILDGMRWVALDWDEGPFRQTERMDLYRAHAMRLFDEGRAYWCVCTAEELEARRKEAEAAGRSPKYDGRCRGRGLSKPAGEAALRFKAPQEGQTVIDDLIKGRVVFDNQILDDVIILRSNGYPTYNFSVVVDDGLMGITHVVRGDDHLTNTPRQIPIFEALGFPLPRFGHLPMILGSDKARLSKRHGATSIMAYKEMGYLPDAMVNYLARLGWSHGDQEIFSRDELIEKFSWKNVQTSAAVFNPDKLLWLNAEYIKASPPNQVAQALVPMLEQAGLKEAVEAVSEEWLARLVVLVRERTKTLVEMVQWVLPYFGEAVAFDAEAAQKFLTAAQVPALTKLVERFEAMPIFSKKEWEAAFKQVVEAEGLKMGQLAQPVRVALTGRTASPGLFEVMEVLGRERTLRRLRGAIQRASRA, encoded by the coding sequence ATGAGTCAGGTCAGGGTCCGGTTTGCACCCAGTCCGACGGGATATCTCCATATCGGTGGGGTGCGGACGGCATTATTCAATTGGCTGTTCGCACGGCAGCAGAACGGCGTGTTCGTGCTTCGGATCGAAGATACGGACCAAAGTCGATCGACGGATGAATCCATTCAAGCCATTCTCGATGGGATGCGATGGGTCGCACTGGATTGGGATGAGGGCCCGTTCAGACAAACCGAGCGCATGGACCTCTATCGCGCCCATGCCATGCGGCTCTTCGACGAAGGGCGAGCCTACTGGTGCGTGTGCACCGCGGAGGAACTCGAGGCGCGCCGGAAGGAGGCGGAGGCCGCGGGGCGATCGCCCAAGTACGACGGGCGCTGTCGAGGGCGCGGTCTGAGCAAACCTGCCGGAGAGGCGGCGTTGCGATTCAAGGCCCCACAAGAGGGCCAGACCGTCATCGACGACCTAATCAAGGGCCGGGTGGTGTTCGACAACCAGATTTTGGACGATGTCATCATCCTGCGCTCCAACGGCTATCCGACCTATAACTTCTCGGTGGTAGTGGACGACGGCCTGATGGGGATTACCCATGTCGTGCGTGGGGACGATCACTTGACCAATACGCCGCGGCAGATACCTATCTTTGAAGCACTGGGATTTCCGCTTCCGCGGTTTGGCCATCTGCCGATGATTTTGGGCTCGGATAAGGCGCGGTTGTCGAAGCGCCATGGCGCGACCTCGATCATGGCCTACAAAGAGATGGGCTATCTGCCGGATGCCATGGTGAACTACCTGGCGCGCTTGGGCTGGTCGCATGGGGACCAAGAGATCTTTTCGCGGGATGAATTGATCGAGAAGTTTTCCTGGAAGAACGTGCAGACTTCGGCGGCCGTGTTTAACCCGGATAAGTTGTTGTGGCTCAATGCCGAATACATCAAGGCGAGCCCCCCCAATCAGGTTGCGCAGGCGTTGGTGCCGATGCTGGAACAGGCGGGGCTGAAAGAAGCCGTCGAGGCCGTGTCGGAGGAGTGGTTGGCTCGGCTGGTCGTCTTAGTACGCGAGCGAACGAAGACTCTCGTCGAAATGGTGCAGTGGGTCTTGCCGTACTTCGGCGAGGCCGTCGCCTTCGACGCGGAGGCAGCCCAAAAGTTTTTGACTGCGGCCCAGGTGCCGGCTCTGACGAAACTGGTCGAGCGGTTCGAGGCGATGCCGATCTTCTCGAAGAAGGAATGGGAAGCGGCCTTTAAGCAGGTGGTCGAAGCAGAAGGCCTCAAAATGGGGCAGCTGGCGCAGCCGGTCCGTGTGGCCTTGACCGGTCGGACCGCCAGTCCCGGGCTCTTCGAGGTGATGGAGGTGTTGGGGCGCGAGCGAACTCTTCGCCGCCTCCGCGGGGCAATCCAACGGGCTTCGCGCGCCTGA
- a CDS encoding ABC-F family ATP-binding cassette domain-containing protein — protein MAGNILLSCESISKGYGVRTLFADLSLALFEGDHVGVIGPNGSGKSTLLKILAGLEIPDRGTRTLRRHTRVGYVPQEPSFSADSTVEQVLQQTLVEEGLDPHEQGGRIARALSIGTFAAPDQTVDTLSGGWRKRLAIAQALLLEPDVLLMDEPTNHLDLEGILWLERLLTQRAKAFLVISHDRRFLESIATRMVELNRCYPSGCFEARGRYSDFLEQRDALLQAQAEYQSSLANRVRREIEWLRRGPKARTTKAKGRIDAAGKLIDELDQAEARAAQATVEIDFSASGRKSKQLIVAHQVTKRFGTHAIVTNLDLLLGPGTRLGLLGPNGSGKTTVLQLLAGTLKLDEGSITRAEGLRIVSFEQHRDSLDPAATLRRALAPSGDAVIYQGRSIHLASWAKRFLFRPEQLDLPVSRLSGGEQARLLIARLMLQPADVLILDEPTNDLDIPTLDVLEDSLLEFPGALVLVTHDRWLLDRVSTILLALDGTGRTDWFADYAQWESAQERAGGSAPESKSDGRSAVQNETTSAIPARKPKKLSYREQKEWGTIEDNILKAEKQVAACEAALHDPAIISDAGELQARGQALAAAQAEVDRLYVRWAELDQKRAQLQEN, from the coding sequence ATGGCCGGCAACATCCTGTTGAGTTGCGAATCGATCAGCAAGGGTTATGGCGTCCGCACCCTGTTTGCGGATCTGTCGCTCGCGCTCTTCGAGGGAGACCACGTCGGCGTGATCGGCCCGAATGGCTCAGGCAAGTCCACGCTGTTGAAGATTCTGGCCGGGCTTGAGATCCCCGATCGCGGGACCCGCACGCTCCGCCGCCACACCCGCGTCGGCTATGTGCCGCAGGAACCCAGCTTCTCCGCGGACTCCACCGTTGAACAGGTCCTCCAACAGACGCTCGTGGAGGAAGGACTCGATCCCCACGAACAGGGCGGTCGAATCGCGCGCGCGCTCAGCATCGGCACCTTTGCCGCCCCCGATCAAACGGTCGACACTCTGTCCGGAGGCTGGCGGAAACGGCTCGCCATCGCCCAGGCCCTGCTGCTGGAGCCGGATGTCCTGTTGATGGACGAACCGACCAATCACTTGGACCTCGAAGGCATTCTCTGGTTGGAAAGGCTCTTGACGCAACGTGCGAAGGCCTTTCTCGTCATCAGCCACGACCGGCGGTTTCTCGAATCGATCGCGACGCGCATGGTGGAACTCAATCGCTGTTATCCCAGCGGCTGCTTTGAAGCGCGCGGCCGCTACAGCGACTTTCTCGAACAACGTGATGCGCTCCTGCAGGCGCAGGCCGAGTACCAATCATCGTTGGCGAACCGTGTACGACGCGAGATCGAATGGCTGCGCCGTGGCCCCAAGGCTCGTACGACCAAGGCGAAGGGTCGCATCGACGCAGCCGGAAAGCTCATCGACGAGTTGGACCAGGCAGAAGCTCGCGCAGCCCAAGCAACTGTCGAGATCGACTTCTCCGCGTCAGGACGAAAGTCCAAGCAGCTGATCGTGGCGCACCAGGTCACAAAACGGTTCGGCACCCACGCCATCGTGACCAACCTCGATCTGCTCCTCGGTCCAGGGACACGCCTGGGACTTCTCGGGCCCAACGGCAGCGGAAAGACGACGGTGCTCCAGTTGCTGGCCGGCACCTTAAAGCTGGATGAGGGCTCGATCACGAGGGCCGAAGGTCTCCGCATCGTGTCGTTCGAGCAGCATCGCGATTCACTCGATCCCGCCGCCACGTTGCGACGAGCGCTGGCTCCATCCGGAGACGCCGTGATCTATCAAGGCCGCTCCATCCATCTCGCCTCCTGGGCCAAACGTTTTCTCTTTCGTCCGGAGCAGCTGGACCTACCAGTCTCCCGGCTCTCCGGCGGAGAACAGGCCCGGTTGCTGATCGCACGCCTCATGCTGCAACCGGCAGACGTGCTCATTCTCGACGAGCCCACCAACGACCTGGATATCCCAACCCTGGATGTTCTGGAAGATAGCCTGCTCGAATTCCCCGGAGCACTCGTCTTGGTCACCCATGACCGCTGGTTGCTGGATCGTGTCTCCACCATCCTCCTCGCCTTGGACGGCACCGGACGGACCGACTGGTTCGCCGATTATGCCCAGTGGGAAAGCGCGCAGGAGCGAGCCGGTGGATCCGCCCCGGAATCCAAAAGTGACGGGCGTAGTGCCGTCCAGAACGAGACCACCTCGGCGATTCCCGCGCGCAAACCCAAGAAGCTGAGTTATCGCGAGCAAAAAGAGTGGGGCACGATCGAGGACAATATTCTGAAAGCGGAGAAGCAGGTCGCAGCCTGTGAAGCGGCCCTCCATGATCCGGCGATTATTTCGGATGCGGGGGAATTGCAGGCCCGTGGACAGGCACTGGCCGCTGCCCAGGCCGAAGTGGATCGGCTCTATGTCCGGTGGGCTGAACTGGATCAAAAGCGGGCGCAACTCCAGGAGAATTGA
- a CDS encoding glutamine--tRNA ligase/YqeY domain fusion protein, whose translation MSNSPESPSRSDFIREVVAADRAAGKHAGRVVTRFPPEPNGYLHIGHAKSICLNFGIAAENPGGVCHLRMDDTNPTTEDPEYVQAIQDDVRWLGFDWQDKLFFASDYFERLYGFAVLLIKKQLAYVDSLSAEEMRRHRGTLTEPGTPSPYRSRSVEENLDLFQRMRSGEFPDGAHVLRAKIDMASPNINLRDPVLYRIRHVAHYRTGASWCIYPSYDFAHPLSDAIEGITHSICTLEFEDHRPLYDWVVEQCETSQRPQQIEFARLNVSFTVMSKRKLLDLVERKLVDGWDDPRLPTLKGLRRRGFTPEALRAFCEAIGVAKRDAVVEVQLLEHFVREDLNKRAPRVMAVLRPLRVVIENYPEGQVEQLEAVNNPEDPSAGRRPVPFSRTLYIDQEDFRENPPKQFFRLAPGREVRLRYAYIITCVGVIKDPTTGEITELRCTYDPDTKSGGPQAQRKVKATIHWVSAPHAVDAEVRLYDRLMLTDPGKIPVEDDWTTHLNPHSLERLSACKVEPSLATVSPGTRLQFERVGYFCADPDSAPGKPVFNRTVTLKDAWARIEKGQPTG comes from the coding sequence ATGTCCAACAGCCCAGAATCCCCATCACGCTCCGACTTTATCCGTGAGGTCGTGGCAGCAGACCGCGCCGCCGGCAAACATGCCGGTCGCGTCGTCACCCGGTTTCCGCCCGAACCCAACGGCTATCTCCATATCGGCCATGCCAAATCCATTTGCTTGAACTTCGGCATCGCCGCCGAGAATCCCGGCGGGGTCTGCCACCTGCGGATGGATGATACCAACCCCACCACGGAAGATCCTGAATATGTGCAGGCCATTCAGGACGACGTGCGGTGGTTGGGGTTCGACTGGCAGGACAAGCTGTTCTTCGCCTCCGATTATTTCGAGCGGCTGTACGGCTTTGCGGTGCTCCTCATCAAGAAACAACTCGCCTACGTGGACAGCCTCAGCGCCGAAGAAATGCGCCGCCATCGCGGCACGTTGACGGAGCCGGGCACACCGAGCCCCTATCGCAGCAGGAGTGTCGAGGAAAACCTGGACCTCTTTCAGCGCATGCGGTCAGGTGAATTCCCGGACGGGGCGCACGTACTCCGAGCCAAGATCGACATGGCCTCACCCAACATCAACCTGCGCGACCCCGTGCTCTATCGCATCCGCCACGTCGCTCACTACCGCACCGGCGCATCCTGGTGCATCTATCCGTCCTATGATTTCGCGCATCCCCTCTCGGATGCGATCGAAGGCATCACCCATTCGATCTGCACGTTGGAATTCGAAGACCATCGCCCCCTCTACGACTGGGTCGTCGAGCAGTGTGAGACGTCGCAACGCCCGCAGCAGATCGAGTTCGCCCGGCTGAACGTCAGTTTTACCGTCATGAGCAAACGCAAGCTACTGGACCTGGTGGAGCGCAAGCTGGTTGACGGCTGGGACGATCCGCGCCTTCCCACGCTCAAGGGCCTCCGCCGCCGCGGATTTACGCCTGAGGCGCTCCGCGCCTTTTGTGAGGCAATCGGCGTGGCGAAACGGGATGCCGTCGTCGAGGTGCAGCTCCTGGAACATTTCGTTCGGGAAGATCTCAACAAGCGCGCGCCCCGAGTCATGGCCGTGCTCCGCCCCCTGCGCGTGGTCATCGAAAACTATCCTGAAGGGCAGGTCGAGCAATTGGAGGCCGTGAACAATCCGGAAGATCCGTCGGCAGGGAGAAGGCCGGTGCCCTTCTCGCGCACGCTCTATATCGACCAAGAAGACTTCAGGGAAAATCCTCCGAAACAGTTCTTCCGCCTAGCGCCAGGGCGCGAAGTCCGCCTCCGTTATGCCTACATCATCACATGCGTGGGGGTCATCAAGGACCCGACGACCGGCGAGATCACCGAGCTGCGCTGCACGTACGATCCGGACACCAAGAGCGGCGGCCCTCAGGCGCAACGCAAGGTGAAGGCGACGATCCACTGGGTATCTGCGCCACATGCCGTGGATGCAGAGGTCCGACTGTATGATCGTCTCATGCTCACGGATCCCGGTAAGATTCCCGTCGAAGACGACTGGACCACCCACCTCAATCCCCACTCCCTCGAACGGCTCTCGGCTTGCAAAGTAGAGCCCAGCCTGGCGACGGTTTCCCCCGGGACGAGGCTGCAATTTGAACGTGTCGGATATTTTTGTGCCGATCCGGACTCCGCACCAGGCAAACCTGTCTTCAACCGTACCGTGACGCTCAAAGACGCCTGGGCCCGAATCGAAAAGGGCCAGCCCACAGGCTAA